One stretch of bacterium DNA includes these proteins:
- a CDS encoding PadR family transcriptional regulator, translating into MAERQQELLQGTLEMLVLKALSLGPMHGWGLAQRIEQMSQDVFRVSQGSLYPALQRMKRKGLIRSEWRVTENNRRARYYMLTPAGSRQLEREQENWARASQAVNRVLEWQGA; encoded by the coding sequence ATGGCGGAACGGCAGCAGGAGCTGCTCCAGGGGACGCTCGAGATGCTCGTGCTGAAGGCGCTGTCGCTGGGGCCGATGCACGGCTGGGGGCTGGCGCAGCGGATCGAGCAGATGAGCCAGGACGTGTTCCGCGTGAGCCAGGGCTCGCTGTACCCGGCGTTGCAGCGGATGAAGCGAAAGGGGTTGATCCGGTCGGAGTGGCGGGTGACGGAGAACAACCGGCGGGCGCGCTACTACATGCTGACGCCAGCCGGTTCGCGGCAGTTGGAGCGAGAGCAGGAGAATTGGGCCCGCGCGTCGCAGGCAGTGAACCGCGTGCTGGAGTGGCAGGGGGCGTAG
- a CDS encoding heat-shock protein Hsp20 — MVLLPAPPRLPLLQRARRDPFDEWFRALWRFPWGAEEPQTTDWGPAVELTEENGFYQLTAELPGMKPEDVEITIEDNVLTLKGKKEEEKEEKDRHYHISERRYGEFQRSFLLPRSIATDEIRAEMKDGVLKVTLPKLQEAVGRRIEIQAG; from the coding sequence ATGGTCCTGCTACCCGCACCCCCGCGCCTGCCGCTGCTCCAGCGTGCGAGGCGCGACCCGTTCGATGAATGGTTCCGCGCGCTGTGGCGCTTCCCATGGGGCGCAGAGGAGCCCCAGACCACGGACTGGGGTCCGGCCGTCGAACTGACGGAGGAAAACGGCTTCTACCAGCTCACGGCCGAGCTCCCCGGGATGAAGCCCGAAGACGTCGAGATCACGATCGAGGACAACGTCCTCACGCTGAAGGGGAAGAAGGAGGAGGAGAAGGAGGAGAAGGACAGGCACTACCACATCTCGGAGCGGCGGTACGGCGAGTTCCAGCGGTCGTTCCTGCTGCCTCGCTCGATCGCGACGGATGAGATCCGCGCCGAGATGAAGGACGGCGTGCTCAAGGTGACGTTGCCGAAGCTGCAGGAGGCGGTGGGGCGGCGGATCGAGATCCAGGCAGGCTGA